In a single window of the Nicotiana tomentosiformis chromosome 8, ASM39032v3, whole genome shotgun sequence genome:
- the LOC138898002 gene encoding uncharacterized protein, with product MANNSEYESNNDGVHGQLVEQGSRLVEEVRVLKQQLAEMYQAWVNGQAPPPLPIGPSDNLHNVSIATQVPISITSNPLYQPGFSLSINLPTIPTLAQRSNNDPQFNAHDAQHYSLELTFKVPDSYKHTPQNVFPVEIEKPDKNMEQEKMTRKIKSLEQVMRNIQGLGGHKSVSFNDLYMFPHVHFPPGFKTPKFDKYDGNSDRVAHLKRYCNQLRGAGRKKELPMAYFGESLTRIASEWFIDQDISHWHVWNDMVQDFVQQFQYNIDIVPIKWREQAARDPDYLHYMLASIGKPFAEAIKIGEIVENGMKSGKIVNQAALKETMQALQSGSGSFGNRNKREEGAMMASSSREARRAVEDLIEVREIVLRGEEAPNVPNNPLPTHNNGSIVGMIYDNEKFDQARKAVVAIATTE from the exons CAGTGAGTATGAGTCAAATAACGATGGTGTCCATGGACAATTGGTCGAACAAGGTTCGAGATtggttgaagaagtaagagtgctgaagcaacaattggcagagatgtaccaagcctgGGTGAATGGACAAGCACCGCCCCCACTACCCATAGGGCCATCAGATAATCTTCATAATGTGTCAATTGCAACTCAAGTGCCCatctccataacaagtaacccgttgtaccaacctggattcagtctgagcattaaccttcccactatcccTA CTCTTGCTCAAAGGTCCAACAATGATCCACAATTCAatgctcatgatgcccaacattactctcTAGAACTGACTTTCAAGGTTCCAGATTCATACAAGCATACTCCTCAGAACGTGTTTCCAGTTGAGATCGAAAAGCCCGACAAGAATATGGAACAAGAGAAAATGACCAGAAAAATAAAGAGCTTGGAACAAGTCATGAGAAATATACAGGGTTTGGGAggccataagagtgtttcatttAACGATCTATACATGTTCCCTCATGTTCATTTTCCACCCGGCTTCAAGACCCCAAAGTTTGACAAGTACGATGGGAATAGTGATCGCGttgcccatttgaagaggtattgtaaccaatTAAGGGGAGCAGGGCGCAAAAAAGAATTAcccatggcttattttggggaaagtttgacaagaattgcttcagagtggttcatagatcaagacatctCTCACTGGCACGTTTGGAACGACATGGTtcaagattttgtccaacagtttcagtacaatattgatatagttCCAATCAAATGGCGGGAGCAGGCtgctagg gatcctgattacctccattacatgttgGCTTCCATTGGCAAACCTTTTGCTGAGGCGATTAAAATTGGagaaatagttgagaatggcatgaagTCGGGAAAAATTGTGAATCAGGCAGCCCTTAAGGAGACTATGCAAGCACTTCAAAGCGGGTCAGGCAGTTTCGGAAACAGAAACAAGagagaagagggagccatgatggcttcaagCTCAAGGGAGGCTCgcag agcaGTGGAGGACCTCATTGAGGTTAGAGAAATAGTTCTTAGGGGAGAAGAGGCCCCTAATGTTCCAAACAATCCCTTGCCTACTCACAACAATGGGTCGATCGTTGGAATGATCTATGATAATGAGAAGTTTGATCAGGCACGGAAAGCCGTTGTAGCCATTGCCACGACAGAATAA